The Methanosarcina barkeri str. Wiesmoor DNA segment TTGAGAAACTCATCAGCAAAAATCAGAATTACGAATTGGATAAGCTACGGAGAATTTTAGATGGACATAAGAATTCTTAAAGACAAGAATAATGCACTTTTAAATCGAAGGGAACTGGATTTCATTGTGAAATATGAAGGTTCGACTCCTTCCAGAAATGACGTCAGGAATAAACTCGCTGCAATGCTGAACGCCCCTCTTGAACTGGTGGTAGTCCAGAGACTCAAAACCGAATACGGAATGCAGGAAGGCAAGGGCTATGCCAAAATCTATGAAAATGCCGACCGTA contains these protein-coding regions:
- a CDS encoding 30S ribosomal protein S24e, whose product is MDIRILKDKNNALLNRRELDFIVKYEGSTPSRNDVRNKLAAMLNAPLELVVVQRLKTEYGMQEGKGYAKIYENADRMKDVELEYVLKRNVAPGMETEGEEA